The Candidatus Koribacter versatilis Ellin345 genome has a segment encoding these proteins:
- a CDS encoding DUF2339 domain-containing protein, with product MLEIIALVALVLALLCLAGSSTPYAVFFMSISVACAAWRAYRAREAADRAQRELNDLRAEMQRLTTLSERAVRIAAETANQVMARTVSAPPADAVRPAAPPSTPQGKPEFVSALDVAAEVPKFVAKPEAEVKAAAPIAPKIVVPPAPVVPPPPSAPPQQVSAPPPPAPRVVEPASPAPPQRPAAPPVPSFATVGKPSKAASERMRSALNLEQVLGTNWLNKIGVIILVLGIALFGIYELGQLGPLGKVGLSLAVSLALLGGGIYLERKDRYKVLGRTGIGGGWALLFFTTYALDHVMAMRVMSSDALDSLLMLVVAGAMVAHTLRYKSQLVTGFAFLLAYSTVALSHDTVYSLAAGAILATAIVAIVLKMDWFELEVFAILSSYGNHFYWLYRLLGEHGAEGHPFPEFMVSASLLVFYWAIFRVSYVVRRVATASEENLSTVAALLNTVLLLAVMKFQSARPELAFYALLILGAMEFTIAQLSITRRRRIAFVVLTMLGTALMIAAVPFKFSGGNVSILWLAGGEVLLFAGIFSSEHLFRRLGMVTGFVVLGQVLIVEFPRMIAVRATSPELALIKQGVVLLAGAVVFYGNNALLRMRWPRMFSEYFDDLLLTATSYPGAVTLGLGCWAAFVHDSMAVAFAAAMLAVAVIAYWLKSWHVQIQFGALGVVAVARCLTYNAHWDTPHHLPWRIGSLIAIAAVFYIAARFTQHNAASDQQLIRGLTAATGTALVGLLFVSEVPAVWQPLAFALFALGLVESARLTGYLPLRWHTHVVAATAVVFAAATRVSTTPLWHSIHTGLWKLIPVVAVFYVLGLRAAKIRDSYVEWVGTAYSWAASALAVWLLYEGLNQRYVAAAWIVYACILMVVSRWRGWTSPAWQALVIGGFASVQVGVVNLLESTPGVHNTLRLSMCGIVIGGLYLLSQTLRLPDQWRKQEFEQLHSWLATGLLATLLWYELPAVSVAVAWALLGLAVYEFGSIRKLAHMRWQGYLVLLASFGRIFFANLSAGTPGDWLSTRMVTVLPIAAIYYFVFGREVESEKVRRWNISLIFAYLGTAAVMAVFYFQFANEWVVVAWAALVPVLLALALLLKQNVFAQQTVLMSLAVLVRGMLHNLFGGSYFSGSDWRGRFGVLGTAVLLLLAALPLAFEYRRRYAVDPALRGLRRAFALAIHRIEQPIFFVAIALLTTMLTLKMDHGMITLAWGVEAVVIFVSALALKERSFRLTGLILLLMCVGKIIVIDAWRLAIRDRYLTFIGLGASLILVSFLYSKYSERIRQYL from the coding sequence ATGCTTGAGATCATTGCGCTCGTCGCGCTCGTCCTCGCATTGTTGTGCCTTGCGGGAAGTTCCACCCCGTACGCAGTTTTCTTCATGTCCATTTCCGTTGCCTGCGCTGCCTGGCGCGCTTATCGCGCGCGCGAGGCTGCGGACCGTGCGCAACGCGAGCTGAACGATCTTCGCGCAGAAATGCAGCGACTGACGACGCTCTCGGAGCGGGCAGTCCGGATTGCCGCAGAGACGGCGAACCAGGTGATGGCGCGGACGGTAAGCGCTCCGCCGGCGGATGCCGTGCGGCCTGCTGCTCCACCTTCAACACCTCAAGGAAAACCAGAATTTGTCAGCGCGCTGGATGTGGCTGCGGAAGTGCCGAAGTTTGTGGCGAAGCCAGAGGCTGAGGTGAAAGCAGCGGCTCCGATCGCGCCGAAGATCGTAGTTCCGCCGGCGCCGGTGGTTCCTCCACCACCATCCGCTCCTCCTCAGCAGGTTTCTGCGCCGCCACCGCCGGCTCCACGCGTTGTGGAACCAGCGTCTCCTGCTCCGCCGCAGAGGCCAGCGGCTCCGCCAGTGCCGTCGTTCGCGACGGTAGGCAAGCCGTCGAAGGCGGCGAGCGAGCGGATGCGGTCAGCACTGAACTTGGAACAGGTGCTCGGCACGAACTGGTTGAACAAGATTGGCGTGATCATTCTTGTTCTGGGCATCGCGTTGTTTGGCATTTACGAGCTCGGACAGCTTGGGCCGCTGGGTAAGGTCGGCTTAAGTCTCGCTGTTTCGCTTGCACTTCTCGGTGGCGGAATCTATCTCGAACGCAAAGACCGCTACAAAGTTCTTGGTCGCACGGGAATCGGCGGCGGCTGGGCGCTGCTCTTTTTCACTACCTACGCGCTGGATCACGTCATGGCAATGCGGGTGATGAGTTCGGATGCGCTCGACTCGCTGCTCATGCTGGTGGTCGCGGGCGCGATGGTCGCGCATACCCTGCGATACAAGTCGCAACTTGTTACCGGATTTGCGTTCCTGCTTGCGTATTCCACGGTTGCTCTGAGCCACGACACGGTTTACAGCCTGGCAGCGGGAGCGATTCTGGCGACAGCAATCGTCGCCATCGTTTTGAAGATGGACTGGTTCGAACTCGAAGTCTTCGCGATTCTCTCGAGTTATGGGAACCATTTTTACTGGCTCTATCGGCTGCTGGGCGAGCACGGGGCGGAGGGGCATCCGTTCCCGGAATTCATGGTTAGTGCCTCGCTGCTCGTCTTCTACTGGGCGATTTTCCGGGTGTCGTACGTGGTGCGGCGGGTTGCAACGGCGTCGGAGGAGAATCTTTCGACCGTTGCAGCGCTGCTCAATACCGTGCTGTTGTTGGCGGTGATGAAGTTCCAGTCGGCGCGGCCGGAGCTGGCGTTCTATGCGCTCTTGATCCTGGGCGCGATGGAATTCACCATCGCGCAGTTGAGCATTACACGGCGTCGCCGCATCGCTTTTGTGGTGCTGACGATGCTCGGCACGGCGCTGATGATTGCCGCGGTACCGTTCAAGTTCTCCGGCGGGAACGTTTCGATCTTGTGGCTGGCGGGTGGAGAAGTGCTGTTGTTCGCCGGGATCTTTTCTTCCGAACACCTGTTCCGCAGATTGGGGATGGTGACCGGCTTCGTCGTCCTTGGCCAGGTTTTGATCGTCGAATTCCCGCGCATGATTGCTGTGCGCGCGACTTCGCCCGAGCTAGCTCTCATCAAGCAAGGCGTGGTACTGCTTGCCGGCGCCGTGGTTTTCTACGGGAACAACGCTCTGCTGCGGATGCGATGGCCGCGAATGTTCAGCGAGTACTTCGATGATTTACTGCTGACTGCGACGTCGTATCCCGGCGCAGTCACGCTGGGGCTGGGATGCTGGGCGGCGTTTGTGCACGACAGCATGGCGGTGGCATTTGCGGCGGCCATGCTCGCGGTTGCGGTGATCGCATACTGGTTGAAGTCGTGGCACGTACAAATCCAGTTTGGCGCGCTGGGAGTCGTCGCGGTTGCGCGCTGCCTCACTTATAACGCGCATTGGGACACGCCACACCATTTGCCGTGGCGCATTGGATCTTTGATCGCAATTGCTGCGGTTTTCTACATCGCGGCGAGGTTTACGCAGCACAACGCGGCGAGCGACCAACAACTCATCCGTGGCCTGACTGCGGCGACCGGCACGGCACTCGTGGGTCTGCTGTTCGTCTCAGAAGTCCCAGCGGTGTGGCAACCCCTGGCGTTCGCGCTGTTTGCGCTCGGCCTGGTTGAGTCGGCGCGACTCACGGGCTATCTCCCGCTGCGTTGGCACACGCATGTTGTCGCGGCGACGGCGGTTGTCTTCGCGGCGGCGACGAGAGTTTCCACCACGCCACTCTGGCACTCGATTCATACCGGCCTTTGGAAGCTGATTCCGGTTGTCGCAGTGTTCTATGTTCTTGGTCTGCGGGCAGCGAAGATTCGCGATTCTTACGTCGAATGGGTCGGAACAGCCTACAGCTGGGCTGCCAGCGCTCTGGCGGTCTGGCTGCTATACGAAGGCCTCAATCAGCGGTACGTCGCGGCGGCGTGGATTGTGTATGCGTGCATCCTGATGGTGGTGAGTCGTTGGCGCGGATGGACCTCGCCAGCCTGGCAAGCATTGGTGATTGGCGGATTTGCGTCGGTTCAGGTGGGAGTCGTTAACCTGCTGGAGAGCACACCCGGCGTGCACAACACGTTACGGCTTTCGATGTGCGGCATTGTGATTGGCGGACTCTATCTGCTCTCGCAGACGCTGCGTTTGCCTGATCAGTGGCGCAAACAGGAGTTCGAACAACTGCACTCGTGGCTGGCGACCGGGCTTCTCGCAACGTTGCTCTGGTACGAATTGCCGGCGGTGAGCGTCGCAGTGGCGTGGGCGTTGCTGGGCCTTGCCGTCTATGAGTTCGGCTCCATCCGCAAGTTGGCGCACATGCGTTGGCAGGGATATCTCGTACTGCTCGCTTCCTTCGGACGCATCTTCTTTGCGAACCTTTCCGCGGGGACCCCCGGCGATTGGCTGAGCACGCGCATGGTGACGGTGTTGCCGATTGCCGCGATCTATTACTTCGTATTCGGACGCGAAGTGGAATCGGAGAAAGTGCGCCGCTGGAATATCTCGCTGATCTTCGCCTACCTCGGTACTGCGGCGGTGATGGCGGTGTTCTATTTCCAATTTGCGAATGAATGGGTGGTGGTTGCCTGGGCAGCGCTGGTGCCGGTTCTGCTCGCGCTGGCTCTGCTTCTGAAGCAGAACGTGTTCGCGCAGCAGACGGTGCTGATGAGCCTTGCGGTGTTGGTGCGCGGAATGCTGCACAATTTGTTTGGCGGTAGCTATTTCAGCGGCTCCGATTGGCGGGGTCGGTTTGGGGTGTTGGGGACGGCGGTGCTGTTGCTCCTCGCAGCGCTGCCGCTTGCGTTTGAATATCGCCGCAGGTATGCGGTGGATCCGGCATTGCGTGGACTACGCCGTGCGTTTGCTTTGGCGATACATCGTATCGAGCAGCCGATTTTCTTCGTTGCGATCGCGCTGCTGACGACGATGCTGACGCTAAAAATGGACCACGGGATGATCACGTTGGCTTGGGGCGTGGAGGCTGTCGTCATCTTTGTGAGCGCCCTCGCACTGAAAGAGCGTTCATTCCGGCTGACGGGCTTGATACTTCTCCTGATGTGTGTCGGCAAGATCATCGTGATTGACGCCTGGCGGCTGGCAATACGAGACCGCTACCTGACGTTCATCGGATTGGGCGCATCGCTGATCCTTGTGTCGTTCCTCTACAGCAAATACAGCGAGAGGATCCGGCAATATCTATGA
- a CDS encoding M48 family metallopeptidase gives MKRWMGLLLVVAFAAGALVLVHRRRESGEVSPNAMLSMAADAQRDVLRAPMQMTRLSDEEETRIGDAMAERYEGSFRSPTDYSAVEREVQKVGGKLAVHAHRRLNYRFHLIPDEQLLNAFALPGGHVFIGFGLVRLMNTEDELASVLGHELEHIDHYHCAERVQVEAQMRKLQLGVIGELMQLPLSVFEAGYSKDQESEADREGILLAVEAGFSPYGAVSMFTKFDELHRAYVIHAGSPPEELSQLAIETLSGYFRSHPLPSERIAQAMQVIAGHHLERQTKQTPMLPEIAQQLDRE, from the coding sequence ATGAAGCGCTGGATGGGGTTGCTGCTGGTGGTGGCGTTTGCTGCCGGCGCGCTGGTGCTTGTACATCGCCGTCGCGAGAGTGGCGAGGTATCGCCGAACGCGATGTTGAGCATGGCCGCCGATGCGCAGCGGGATGTATTGCGCGCGCCGATGCAAATGACGCGGCTTTCGGATGAAGAAGAGACACGCATTGGCGACGCGATGGCCGAGCGCTATGAGGGCTCCTTCCGCAGCCCAACGGACTACTCGGCAGTAGAGCGCGAGGTGCAGAAAGTCGGCGGCAAACTCGCAGTTCACGCGCATCGCCGGCTCAACTATCGTTTTCATCTCATTCCCGACGAGCAGTTACTTAACGCGTTTGCGCTGCCGGGTGGACACGTCTTTATTGGGTTCGGGCTGGTTCGGTTGATGAACACAGAAGACGAGCTTGCCAGTGTGCTCGGTCATGAACTTGAACACATTGACCATTATCATTGCGCCGAGCGTGTGCAAGTGGAAGCGCAGATGCGCAAGTTGCAGCTTGGCGTTATCGGCGAGCTGATGCAACTGCCATTGAGCGTCTTCGAAGCGGGCTATTCCAAAGACCAGGAGTCAGAAGCCGATCGCGAAGGGATCTTGCTGGCAGTCGAAGCCGGCTTTTCCCCGTACGGCGCAGTTTCGATGTTTACGAAGTTCGATGAGCTGCATCGTGCTTACGTAATCCACGCGGGCTCGCCGCCGGAGGAACTCTCGCAGCTTGCGATCGAGACGCTCTCTGGATATTTCCGCTCGCATCCGTTGCCGTCGGAGCGGATCGCGCAGGCGATGCAGGTCATCGCCGGGCATCATCTTGAGCGACAAACGAAGCAGACACCGATGCTGCCGGAAATCGCGCAACAACTGGATCGAGAATAA
- a CDS encoding acyl-CoA dehydrogenase family protein yields the protein MAIKFKGVDYIELDTLLTDDERLVRDNTRRFIEENLIPIIEQCNRDGRFPKELIQPMGELGFFGANLKGYGCAEMGNVEYGLMTQELERGDSGVRSFVSVQSALVMYPIYTFGSDAQKDKWLPAMAKGEKLGCFGLTEPDAGSNPSAMRTRARKEGNDYIISGEKMWITSGSIADVAVIWAKVEDEGGRVRGFLVETDRPGFVAKDVHGKWSLRASVTSSLSLQDVRIPAENLLPKSDGLKSPLMCLNQARYGIAWGAIGAAMACYDCALQYAQFRKQFHDMPIAGHQLVQEKLVWMITEITKAQLLALQVGRLKDQGKAGHQHISMAKRNNVWMALECARMARDILGGNGIADEYPVFRHMMNLESVKTYEGTHDVHTLIIGQHITGIDGF from the coding sequence ATGGCCATTAAATTCAAGGGTGTTGATTACATCGAGCTCGACACGCTCCTCACCGACGACGAGCGCCTGGTTCGCGACAACACCCGCCGCTTCATCGAAGAAAACCTCATCCCCATCATCGAGCAATGCAATCGCGACGGCCGCTTCCCCAAGGAGCTCATCCAGCCGATGGGCGAGCTTGGCTTCTTTGGCGCCAACCTCAAGGGTTACGGTTGCGCTGAGATGGGCAACGTGGAATACGGCCTGATGACCCAGGAACTGGAGCGCGGCGACAGCGGCGTACGTTCCTTCGTTAGCGTGCAATCGGCACTGGTGATGTACCCGATCTACACCTTCGGCAGCGACGCACAAAAAGACAAGTGGCTACCCGCGATGGCCAAAGGCGAAAAGCTCGGCTGCTTCGGCCTCACTGAGCCCGACGCCGGATCAAACCCAAGCGCCATGCGCACTCGCGCCCGCAAAGAAGGCAACGATTACATCATTAGCGGCGAGAAGATGTGGATCACCTCAGGCTCGATCGCCGACGTCGCCGTGATCTGGGCGAAGGTGGAAGACGAAGGCGGCCGCGTCCGCGGTTTCCTCGTCGAAACCGATCGTCCCGGCTTCGTCGCCAAGGATGTTCACGGCAAGTGGTCACTGCGCGCTTCGGTCACGTCGAGCCTCTCGCTGCAAGACGTCCGCATTCCCGCCGAGAACTTACTTCCCAAGTCCGATGGCCTGAAGTCTCCGCTGATGTGCCTGAACCAGGCGCGCTACGGCATCGCCTGGGGCGCCATTGGCGCGGCGATGGCCTGCTACGATTGCGCGCTGCAATACGCGCAATTCCGCAAGCAGTTCCACGATATGCCGATCGCCGGCCACCAGCTGGTGCAGGAGAAGCTGGTATGGATGATCACCGAGATCACCAAGGCGCAGTTGCTCGCGTTGCAGGTCGGCCGCCTGAAAGATCAAGGCAAGGCCGGTCACCAGCACATCTCCATGGCGAAGCGTAACAACGTGTGGATGGCCCTGGAGTGCGCTCGCATGGCGCGCGACATTCTCGGTGGCAACGGCATCGCCGATGAGTACCCGGTCTTCCGCCACATGATGAACCTCGAATCGGTGAAAACCTACGAGGGCACGCACGATGTACACACGCTGATCATCGGGCAACACATTACCGGCATTGACGGTTTCTAA
- a CDS encoding serine/threonine-protein kinase, producing the protein MSNSAATLTTGDLVGNYRILGLLGAGGMGVVYRALDVKLERTVALKFLPEHQTTNQDDRKRVLREARTASQLDHPNIGVIHGFEETDDGRVFIVMAYYEGETLARKIAHGPLPVPEAVDIAIQICDGLAAAHASAIVHRDVKPSNVIITPRGVAKIVDFGLARLSTGASTQSISSGGTVGYMSPEQAMGKMVDQHTDVWSLAVTLAEMITGRNPFVRDSAAATVIGIVSDPPQPMDEIPVDLLRIIYRALAKEPELRYQNCGEMLPELKDFRREVEVAVTAPPSTRRSTLTAKELRPLLEHASRSSLGNALTVQHRRQRWLVVLAIIAIVIAGLSFVPPVREKVTQSFTHSEEHIAVLPFDNIGGDASTDAVAQGLMDSMTNALSNLGTVQKSLWVIPASVVRGQKITDPMMANRELGATLVVKGSIQRKDQTVHLSVNLIDAKNLRQIGSASLEDSSGDLAALQNEAVSRLARLMNIKVSADFLKTTGGSVAPAAYESYLKALGLMQRYDKPGNLDQAITALKSAVETDPRFALGYAQLGEAFRLKYNLDVNPKWIEQAKTYSQKAVELDDHVPAVYVTLGRIHEAAGEHDLAVQEFQRALALDARSANALNGLAHSQESAGHVAEAEATFKKAAALRPDYWDVYNEMGLFYDRQSKYKEAIEQLKRAVQLTPDNSQVYSNLAAVYIDSADPKLRGDAEQALKKSIDLSPTYFAYANLGSLYFDEKRYAEAASVLEKALQINGDNYLVWIWLMNSYDWLGEQDKSAAAADKAFGLLSKEAQAKPRDASAQVILADLSARKKLTDKAMGHLQTALALAPDDPDILADAASAYELMGNRAKALAAAHKALDKGFSLDKLKNDHVLQGLVTDPSFQGTAK; encoded by the coding sequence GTGTCCAATTCCGCCGCCACTTTGACCACGGGCGATCTGGTCGGCAACTACCGGATTCTCGGCCTGCTCGGTGCAGGTGGCATGGGCGTGGTCTATCGCGCGTTGGACGTGAAGCTGGAGCGCACCGTTGCGCTCAAATTCCTACCGGAACACCAGACCACCAACCAAGACGACCGCAAGCGAGTGCTGCGCGAAGCGCGCACCGCGTCGCAACTCGACCATCCGAACATTGGCGTGATTCACGGTTTCGAAGAAACCGACGATGGGCGCGTCTTCATCGTGATGGCGTACTACGAGGGCGAGACGCTGGCGCGGAAGATTGCGCATGGACCGCTGCCGGTGCCCGAAGCGGTCGATATCGCGATCCAGATTTGCGATGGGCTGGCGGCGGCACATGCGAGCGCTATCGTTCACCGCGATGTGAAGCCGTCGAACGTGATCATTACACCGCGTGGCGTGGCGAAGATTGTTGACTTCGGCCTGGCGCGGCTCTCGACTGGCGCGAGCACGCAGAGCATCAGCAGCGGCGGCACGGTGGGTTACATGTCGCCCGAGCAGGCGATGGGCAAGATGGTGGACCAGCACACCGATGTGTGGTCGCTGGCGGTGACGCTTGCCGAAATGATTACCGGGCGGAATCCGTTCGTCCGCGATTCGGCGGCGGCGACGGTGATTGGCATTGTGAGCGATCCGCCGCAGCCGATGGACGAGATTCCGGTGGACCTGCTGCGCATCATCTATCGCGCGCTGGCGAAAGAGCCGGAGCTGCGTTATCAGAACTGCGGCGAGATGCTGCCGGAACTGAAGGACTTCCGCCGCGAAGTGGAAGTGGCAGTGACAGCGCCGCCAAGTACGCGGAGATCGACGCTGACGGCGAAAGAACTGCGGCCGCTGCTGGAGCATGCGTCGCGATCGTCGCTGGGGAATGCGCTTACCGTGCAGCATCGCCGGCAACGCTGGCTTGTGGTACTGGCGATTATCGCGATCGTGATCGCTGGACTTTCCTTCGTACCGCCGGTGCGCGAAAAAGTGACGCAGAGCTTTACGCATTCGGAAGAGCACATTGCGGTGCTGCCGTTCGACAACATTGGCGGCGATGCGTCAACCGACGCCGTGGCGCAGGGCCTGATGGATTCGATGACGAATGCGCTGTCGAACCTCGGGACCGTGCAGAAGTCGCTGTGGGTGATTCCGGCGAGTGTGGTGCGCGGACAGAAGATCACCGACCCGATGATGGCGAATCGTGAACTCGGCGCTACGCTGGTGGTGAAGGGAAGCATCCAGCGTAAAGATCAGACGGTACACCTGTCTGTGAACCTGATTGATGCGAAGAACCTGCGACAGATCGGGTCGGCATCGCTGGAAGACAGTTCCGGAGATTTGGCTGCACTTCAAAATGAAGCCGTGTCACGGTTGGCGCGGTTGATGAATATCAAAGTCAGCGCCGACTTCCTGAAGACGACGGGCGGCAGCGTTGCGCCGGCGGCGTATGAGTCGTATCTGAAAGCGCTCGGGTTGATGCAGCGTTATGACAAGCCGGGGAATCTCGACCAGGCAATTACAGCGCTGAAGAGTGCCGTGGAAACCGATCCGCGATTTGCGCTGGGATATGCGCAATTGGGCGAGGCGTTTCGGTTGAAGTACAACCTCGACGTGAATCCGAAGTGGATTGAGCAAGCGAAGACGTACAGCCAGAAGGCCGTTGAACTGGATGATCATGTTCCGGCGGTGTACGTGACGTTGGGACGCATTCATGAGGCCGCTGGCGAACATGATCTGGCGGTGCAGGAGTTTCAACGCGCGCTGGCGCTGGATGCGCGCAGTGCGAACGCACTGAATGGACTTGCGCACAGCCAGGAGAGCGCGGGCCATGTAGCCGAAGCGGAGGCGACGTTTAAGAAGGCTGCGGCGCTGCGGCCCGATTATTGGGACGTCTACAACGAGATGGGGCTGTTCTACGATCGCCAGAGCAAATACAAAGAGGCGATCGAACAGCTCAAGCGTGCGGTGCAACTGACGCCCGACAATTCGCAGGTGTACTCCAATCTTGCTGCGGTTTATATCGACAGCGCCGATCCGAAGTTGCGTGGCGATGCCGAGCAGGCGCTGAAGAAATCGATTGATCTGAGTCCGACGTATTTTGCGTATGCGAACTTGGGCTCGCTGTACTTCGATGAGAAGCGGTATGCAGAAGCCGCGTCGGTGTTGGAGAAGGCGCTGCAGATCAACGGCGACAATTATCTCGTCTGGATCTGGCTGATGAATTCCTACGATTGGCTGGGTGAGCAAGACAAGTCTGCCGCCGCCGCGGACAAGGCATTCGGGCTGCTGTCGAAAGAAGCACAAGCGAAGCCGCGCGATGCGTCGGCACAGGTGATCCTCGCGGACCTGAGTGCGAGAAAGAAGCTGACGGACAAAGCCATGGGCCATCTGCAGACGGCGTTGGCTCTGGCGCCGGACGATCCGGACATTCTCGCTGATGCGGCCAGTGCCTATGAACTTATGGGCAATCGCGCGAAGGCATTAGCAGCGGCGCACAAAGCGCTCGACAAAGGATTCTCGCTGGACAAGCTGAAGAACGACCACGTACTGCAGGGCCTGGTTACAGATCCAAGTTTTCAAGGTACCGCGAAATAG
- the glpX gene encoding class II fructose-bisphosphatase, translated as MSTNTTTTTTASRPGIESDLALEFLQVVEEAAIGCAKLMGRGDRTQADLVATESMRSTMESVRMKGCIVIGEGERDEAPMLYIGEKVGRQQDTDPEIDIAVDPLEGTNLCATGAPGAITVLAASERGGLLHAPDCYMEKIIVGAPASGVVHLDRPVEENLKAIAVAMKRDVEDLVIIVLDRPRHEKLIEDIRKAGARIRLISDGDVAAGIAAAVRGTGVHAVMGVGGAPEGVITAAAIRCLNGYMEGRLVGYTKEQEARMAGMGITDLKRIYRADELAPGKNIIFAATGVTEGPLLKAVRFFGEGVRTSSLVMKLNIGKVRFIDTIHLDRQPNAEIRF; from the coding sequence ATGTCGACAAACACCACCACAACCACCACCGCGAGCCGCCCCGGAATTGAGAGCGACCTCGCACTCGAGTTCCTACAGGTTGTGGAAGAGGCCGCCATCGGGTGCGCCAAACTCATGGGCCGCGGTGATCGCACCCAGGCCGACCTCGTTGCCACGGAATCCATGCGCTCCACCATGGAAAGCGTGCGCATGAAAGGCTGCATCGTGATCGGCGAAGGCGAGCGCGACGAAGCTCCCATGCTCTACATCGGCGAAAAAGTCGGCCGGCAGCAAGACACTGATCCTGAAATTGACATCGCGGTCGATCCGCTGGAAGGCACGAACCTCTGCGCCACCGGCGCTCCCGGCGCCATCACCGTGCTGGCCGCGAGCGAACGTGGCGGCCTATTGCATGCGCCCGATTGCTACATGGAGAAGATCATCGTTGGCGCTCCCGCAAGTGGCGTGGTGCACCTCGATCGTCCGGTGGAGGAGAACCTCAAAGCAATCGCCGTCGCAATGAAGCGCGATGTCGAAGACCTTGTCATCATCGTGCTCGACCGTCCGCGCCACGAAAAGCTCATCGAAGATATCCGCAAAGCGGGCGCGCGCATTCGCCTGATCAGCGACGGCGACGTCGCGGCCGGTATTGCCGCGGCCGTACGCGGCACCGGCGTTCACGCGGTCATGGGCGTCGGCGGCGCTCCAGAGGGAGTAATCACCGCCGCGGCTATCCGTTGCTTGAATGGCTACATGGAAGGCCGTCTCGTCGGCTACACCAAGGAGCAGGAAGCCCGCATGGCCGGGATGGGCATCACCGACCTCAAGCGCATCTATCGCGCCGACGAGCTCGCCCCCGGCAAGAACATCATCTTCGCCGCTACGGGCGTCACCGAAGGCCCGCTGCTCAAGGCCGTGCGCTTTTTCGGTGAAGGCGTTCGCACCAGTTCCTTAGTCATGAAGTTGAATATCGGCAAAGTGCGATTCATCGACACCATTCACCTCGACCGTCAGCCGAACGCGGAAATCCGCTTCTAA
- a CDS encoding HdeD family acid-resistance protein, translating into MMDSSLAKVAQRASGFSLVLSVLLIVFGVLAIMLPVAMSLGVVIVVAWLLIISGVVQGVHSFRCEGIGSKIWRLLVALIYVSMGIYLRVNLHIGLAALTLAMIIFCVSQGIFTIGAYLMTRSSGASGWMLFDGFITLILGIMIWRHWPASSFWVLGTFAGINMVVSGMSRLGLTLAVRRALKMSAQAA; encoded by the coding sequence ATGATGGATAGCAGTCTGGCCAAAGTAGCGCAGCGAGCTTCCGGATTCTCACTCGTTCTTTCGGTATTGCTGATCGTCTTCGGCGTGCTGGCGATTATGTTGCCGGTGGCGATGTCGCTCGGTGTGGTGATCGTGGTTGCGTGGCTGCTGATCATCAGCGGCGTCGTGCAAGGAGTGCATTCGTTTCGGTGCGAAGGGATCGGCAGCAAGATCTGGCGGCTACTGGTGGCGCTGATTTACGTCAGCATGGGAATTTATTTGCGCGTGAACCTGCACATCGGGCTTGCTGCGCTCACGCTGGCGATGATCATTTTCTGCGTGTCGCAGGGAATCTTCACAATCGGTGCGTACCTCATGACGCGCAGCAGTGGCGCATCGGGATGGATGCTGTTCGACGGCTTCATCACACTGATCCTCGGGATCATGATTTGGCGACATTGGCCGGCGTCGTCGTTTTGGGTGCTGGGAACGTTTGCGGGCATCAACATGGTCGTCAGCGGCATGTCGCGACTGGGACTCACACTCGCGGTGCGACGAGCGTTGAAAATGTCGGCACAAGCGGCGTAA